Proteins from a single region of Flavobacterium sp. K5-23:
- a CDS encoding outer membrane lipoprotein carrier protein LolA — protein sequence MIKKAILLSFLLLFTFSIQAQDQKAKNLLDQVTSKVKSYDNIVIDFKYSLNNSKENINQDSKGNVTMKDNRYVLNFMGVTKIFDGRKTYTIVPEDEEITISNLNENDDNAITPSKMLTFFNHGYRYSMDILQNVRGRKIQYIKLVPTNSRDQRKEILLGIDVQTKHIYNLIEIGKKGTKTTLTVNSFKTNQPLSKNQFTFAENKYPNYYINKLD from the coding sequence ATGATTAAAAAAGCAATCTTATTATCATTCCTTTTATTATTCACTTTTTCGATACAAGCACAAGATCAAAAAGCTAAAAATCTTTTAGATCAAGTAACTTCAAAAGTAAAAAGCTATGATAATATAGTTATAGACTTTAAATATTCTTTAAATAATTCTAAAGAAAACATCAATCAAGACAGCAAAGGAAACGTTACGATGAAAGACAATCGTTATGTTTTAAACTTTATGGGTGTTACTAAAATATTTGACGGAAGAAAAACATACACTATTGTACCCGAAGATGAAGAAATTACTATTTCGAATCTAAATGAAAACGATGATAATGCTATTACACCTTCAAAAATGTTAACTTTTTTCAACCATGGTTACCGTTATTCTATGGATATTTTACAAAATGTAAGAGGCCGCAAAATTCAATACATTAAATTAGTACCTACAAACTCTAGAGATCAGAGAAAAGAAATTCTTTTAGGTATCGATGTACAGACTAAACACATTTATAATCTTATTGAAATAGGTAAAAAAGGAACAAAAACTACTTTAACAGTTAATTCTTTTAAAACCAACCAACCTTTGTCAAAAAATCAATTTACCTTTGCCGAAAATAAATATCCAAATTATTATATCAATAAATTAGATTAA
- a CDS encoding peroxiredoxin, giving the protein MSLVGKKFPSIAVDAISEMGDNMKINIFEEATKNNKKVLLFWYPKDFTFVCPTELHAFQAALPEFEKRNTIVIGASCDTNEVHFAWLNTPKNNGGIEGVTYPILADTNRNLSNILGILDIDSTEYSEETDSVIIEGSNVTFRATYLIDETGKIFHESVNDMPLGRNVNEYLRMVDAYAHIQEKGEVCPANWEAGKEAMSADRKSTAEYLSLN; this is encoded by the coding sequence ATGTCATTAGTAGGTAAAAAATTCCCAAGTATTGCAGTAGATGCTATTTCAGAAATGGGTGATAACATGAAAATCAATATCTTCGAAGAAGCTACAAAAAACAACAAAAAAGTACTTTTGTTTTGGTACCCAAAAGATTTCACTTTTGTTTGCCCAACGGAATTACACGCTTTTCAAGCTGCATTACCAGAATTTGAAAAAAGAAACACAATTGTAATTGGTGCTTCTTGTGATACAAACGAAGTACATTTTGCTTGGTTAAACACTCCAAAAAACAACGGTGGAATTGAAGGGGTAACTTACCCAATTCTTGCTGACACAAACAGAAACTTATCTAACATCCTAGGGATTCTTGATATTGATTCAACTGAATATAGCGAAGAAACTGATTCAGTAATTATCGAAGGATCTAATGTTACATTCAGAGCGACTTACCTAATCGATGAAACAGGGAAAATTTTCCACGAAAGCGTTAACGATATGCCATTAGGTAGAAACGTAAACGAATATTTACGTATGGTTGATGCTTACGCTCATATCCAAGAAAAAGGAGAAGTTTGTCCTGCTAACTGGGAAGCTGGTAAAGAAGCGATGAGTGCTGACAGAAAAAGTACTGCTGAATACTTAAGCTTAAATTAA
- a CDS encoding co-chaperone YbbN — translation MLIELNEDTLASLVTENNKVVVQYSASWCGNCRIMKPKFKKLATENEGITFVLVDAENSPESRKLANVSNLPTFATFVNGVLVNETQTNKQDVLIELVNEIV, via the coding sequence ATGTTAATAGAATTAAACGAAGATACCCTAGCCTCATTGGTTACTGAAAATAATAAAGTAGTAGTACAATATTCTGCTTCATGGTGTGGTAATTGCCGAATTATGAAACCAAAATTTAAAAAACTGGCTACTGAAAACGAAGGAATTACTTTTGTACTTGTGGACGCTGAGAATTCTCCTGAATCAAGAAAATTAGCTAATGTAAGTAACCTGCCTACTTTTGCCACTTTCGTAAACGGAGTATTAGTAAACGAAACGCAAACGAACAAACAGGATGTACTTATAGAATTAGTAAACGAAATTGTTTAA
- a CDS encoding DNA translocase FtsK: protein MAKTTKKETLDKKTDSKSKVEKSWEFTKQHKIILGSLLVLFSVALLLAFISFFIYGQEDQSAVREFTDRSETVQNWLGKFGAFLADLFIYKGFGIASFVFVRLVFLSGIFLVLNIPTKKLKNIWFWDLFAIIILSILFGFFATSTPELGGTIGYELNIFSQDYIGKTGTLLLLIFGLIIYVIFKLKISPERIQSFFENTKKEIKSDLGSNPINTGDGAYNLEEFAVPEDEALENIVLKPTPSQFEINKESLKPTINNSSEINLDPVSKPKPVETNVVESTDDVKDSFVVETAPEETIIEENLASRLVADFGLFDPTLDLSNYKYPTIDLLKEYSTGGITINQEELEENKNRIVDTLRNYKIEIAQIKATVGPSVTLYEIVPEAGIRISKIKSLEDDIALSLSALGIRIIAPIPGKGTIGIEVPNKNPTMVSMKSVIGSAKFQEAEMELPIALGKTISNETFVVDLAKMPHLLMAGATGQGKSVGLNAVLTSLLYKKHPAEVKFVLVDPKKVELTLFNKIERHYLAKLPDTDDAIITDNAKVVNTLNSLCVEMDNRYSLLKDAMVRNIKEYNDKFKSRKLNPENGHRFLPYIILVVDEFADLIMTAGKEVEIPIARLAQLARAIGIHLIIATQRPSVNVITGLIKANFPARIAFRVTSKIDSRTILDTQGADQLIGRGDLLYTNGNDVVRVQCAFIDTPEVERITDFIGSQKAYATAYLLPEFVGEDSGINLDVDISDRDALFREAAEVIVNAQQGSASLLQRKLKLGYNRAGRLIDQLESAGIVGPFEGSKARSVNILDMSSLDQFFNNEQNN, encoded by the coding sequence ATGGCAAAAACTACAAAGAAAGAAACTTTAGATAAAAAAACGGATTCAAAATCAAAAGTAGAGAAATCATGGGAATTTACTAAACAGCACAAAATTATTTTGGGCAGTCTTTTGGTATTATTTTCTGTCGCTTTACTACTTGCCTTTATTTCCTTTTTTATATACGGGCAAGAAGATCAGAGTGCTGTAAGAGAATTTACAGACCGTTCTGAAACAGTTCAAAATTGGTTAGGGAAATTTGGTGCCTTTTTAGCCGATCTTTTCATATACAAAGGTTTCGGAATCGCTTCGTTCGTTTTCGTTCGTTTAGTTTTCCTTTCCGGTATTTTCCTTGTACTGAATATCCCAACAAAAAAACTAAAGAATATTTGGTTTTGGGATTTATTCGCCATTATTATTCTTTCAATTCTCTTTGGTTTTTTTGCCACCTCTACCCCTGAATTGGGAGGAACAATAGGCTATGAATTAAATATATTTTCTCAAGATTACATTGGAAAAACGGGGACTTTGCTTCTGTTGATTTTTGGTCTAATAATTTATGTTATTTTTAAACTAAAGATTTCCCCTGAAAGAATACAGTCCTTTTTCGAAAATACCAAAAAAGAAATCAAATCGGATTTAGGTTCAAATCCAATAAACACGGGCGATGGCGCCTATAATTTAGAAGAATTTGCAGTGCCCGAAGACGAAGCTTTAGAAAATATTGTTTTAAAACCTACTCCTTCACAATTTGAAATTAATAAAGAATCTTTAAAACCCACGATTAATAATTCATCTGAAATTAATCTGGATCCTGTTTCAAAACCAAAACCTGTTGAAACAAATGTTGTAGAAAGTACAGATGACGTTAAAGATTCTTTTGTGGTTGAAACCGCACCAGAAGAGACAATAATTGAAGAGAATCTAGCTTCACGATTAGTAGCTGATTTTGGATTATTTGATCCAACATTGGATTTATCCAATTACAAATACCCAACAATCGATTTATTAAAAGAATATTCTACTGGTGGAATTACGATCAACCAAGAAGAATTAGAAGAAAATAAAAACCGAATTGTAGATACTTTACGCAACTACAAAATAGAAATTGCTCAAATTAAGGCGACAGTAGGTCCATCTGTAACTTTATACGAAATTGTTCCAGAAGCTGGTATTCGTATTTCAAAAATAAAAAGTTTAGAGGACGATATTGCTTTATCACTATCTGCATTAGGAATCCGTATCATTGCTCCTATCCCAGGAAAAGGAACTATTGGTATCGAAGTTCCAAACAAGAATCCTACAATGGTTTCCATGAAAAGCGTTATAGGTTCGGCAAAATTTCAAGAAGCTGAAATGGAACTTCCTATAGCTTTAGGTAAAACAATTTCAAACGAGACATTTGTAGTCGATCTTGCAAAAATGCCTCACCTTTTAATGGCGGGAGCTACGGGTCAGGGAAAATCTGTTGGTTTAAATGCTGTCTTAACATCATTACTTTACAAGAAACATCCAGCTGAAGTAAAATTTGTTTTGGTCGATCCCAAAAAAGTGGAATTGACTCTTTTCAATAAAATTGAAAGACATTATCTGGCTAAACTTCCAGATACTGACGACGCCATTATTACTGATAATGCTAAAGTAGTCAACACTTTGAACTCGCTTTGTGTTGAAATGGACAATCGTTACTCCTTGCTGAAAGATGCTATGGTGAGAAACATTAAGGAATACAACGATAAGTTTAAATCCAGAAAACTAAATCCAGAAAATGGACACCGTTTTTTACCGTACATCATTTTAGTAGTTGATGAATTTGCCGATTTAATTATGACTGCCGGAAAGGAAGTGGAAATCCCCATAGCCCGACTTGCACAATTAGCTCGTGCCATAGGAATCCATTTAATTATTGCTACACAAAGACCATCTGTAAATGTAATTACAGGATTGATAAAAGCCAACTTCCCTGCAAGAATAGCCTTTAGAGTAACGTCTAAGATTGACTCTAGAACTATTTTGGACACTCAAGGAGCAGATCAATTAATAGGTAGAGGAGATTTACTTTACACTAATGGAAATGATGTAGTAAGGGTACAATGTGCCTTTATAGACACTCCTGAAGTGGAAAGAATCACTGATTTCATTGGTTCACAAAAAGCATATGCGACAGCTTATTTACTTCCAGAATTTGTAGGAGAAGATAGTGGCATCAATCTTGATGTGGATATATCCGACAGAGACGCATTGTTTAGAGAAGCCGCAGAGGTAATTGTAAATGCACAACAAGGATCGGCATCACTATTGCAAAGAAAACTTAAACTAGGCTACAACAGAGCTGGTCGTTTAATAGACCAATTAGAATCTGCTGGAATTGTTGGCCCGTTTGAAGGAAGCAAAGCAAGATCCGTTAATATTCTAGATATGAGTTCTCTTGATCAATTTTTCAACAATGAACAAAACAATTAA
- the nhaC gene encoding Na+/H+ antiporter NhaC encodes MDTRILRNKELSIGEALIPVIALIIMLGFNVFVYGDEALSGSNQFVLLLGGAVAAIVGFFNKVSYKKMMDEVAENIKSTVGAVLILLMVGSLAGTWLISGIIPTMIYFGLQILSPAIFLPATVVICSIISIATGSSWTTSATVGIALIGVGGALGFDLGMVAGAVISGAYFGDKLSPMSDTTNLAPAMAGTDLFTHIRYMTLTTIPTFIITLILFIILGLNVDIKGNVDIASLLNDIEATFTVSGWLFLVPAIVIGLIIRKTEPLVALLVGTLLAAVFAVLFQPHIVNQIAGVETMTFQSAYRGVMDAITGKIVIPTENKTLADLFTSGGMQKMLGTIWLILCAMVFGGIMDAIGALARISQTLLKLAHTTFGLFASTVGSCLALNITASDQYLAIVVPGKMFAKAYKEKGLAPENLSRTLEDAGTVTSVLIPWNTCGAYQSGTLGVSTLDYLPYAFFNILSPFMTLIFAAFNIKIRQLVTEKANS; translated from the coding sequence ATGGATACAAGAATTTTAAGAAATAAAGAATTATCAATAGGAGAAGCTTTAATTCCAGTTATAGCGCTTATAATAATGTTGGGTTTTAATGTATTCGTTTACGGAGACGAAGCTTTAAGCGGTAGTAATCAATTTGTTTTATTATTAGGTGGCGCAGTTGCTGCTATTGTAGGTTTCTTTAATAAAGTTTCCTATAAAAAAATGATGGATGAAGTAGCCGAAAACATAAAGTCGACTGTTGGTGCTGTTTTAATACTACTAATGGTTGGTTCTTTGGCTGGAACTTGGTTGATAAGCGGTATTATACCTACGATGATTTATTTTGGATTACAAATTCTAAGTCCCGCCATATTTTTACCCGCAACAGTAGTAATCTGTTCAATTATATCAATTGCAACAGGGAGTTCTTGGACAACGAGTGCAACTGTAGGTATTGCTTTAATAGGCGTTGGTGGCGCACTGGGTTTTGATCTAGGAATGGTTGCTGGAGCTGTTATTTCAGGTGCTTATTTTGGTGATAAACTTTCTCCTATGTCGGATACGACTAATCTTGCTCCGGCTATGGCTGGAACTGATTTGTTTACCCATATTAGATACATGACCTTAACTACAATTCCAACATTCATCATCACTTTAATTCTATTTATAATCTTGGGATTAAATGTAGATATAAAAGGGAATGTAGATATAGCTAGCCTATTAAATGATATTGAAGCTACTTTTACAGTATCGGGATGGTTATTTTTAGTACCTGCTATTGTTATTGGTTTAATCATAAGAAAAACGGAGCCTTTAGTTGCATTGTTAGTAGGAACACTACTTGCGGCTGTTTTTGCGGTATTATTTCAACCCCATATTGTCAATCAAATTGCAGGTGTTGAAACGATGACTTTTCAATCGGCCTATAGAGGTGTAATGGATGCCATCACTGGAAAAATCGTTATCCCCACAGAAAACAAAACCCTGGCTGACTTATTTACTTCAGGAGGAATGCAAAAAATGCTAGGAACCATATGGTTGATACTTTGTGCTATGGTTTTTGGAGGAATTATGGATGCTATAGGCGCTTTGGCTAGAATAAGTCAAACTTTATTAAAACTGGCCCATACTACTTTTGGACTTTTTGCTTCAACTGTAGGAAGTTGTTTAGCATTAAACATTACGGCTTCAGACCAATATTTAGCTATTGTAGTTCCTGGAAAAATGTTTGCAAAAGCCTACAAGGAAAAAGGACTTGCTCCTGAAAATTTAAGTAGAACATTAGAAGATGCCGGAACAGTAACATCAGTTTTGATTCCTTGGAATACTTGTGGAGCCTATCAATCTGGTACTTTAGGCGTATCTACTTTAGATTATTTACCTTATGCTTTCTTTAATATTTTAAGTCCGTTTATGACTTTAATCTTTGCTGCATTCAATATAAAAATTAGACAATTGGTAACAGAAAAAGCAAATAGCTAA
- a CDS encoding diacylglycerol kinase family protein → MEFQKDNSFFTGRLKSVTYAYKGAFKLITTEHSIMVQFSIGVLLTVAGFYFGITPTEWLFQTFAIGLVLSIEGLNTAIEKIADFIHPNYHERIGFIKDIAAGSVFFAAMTAIIIGVIIYMPRIL, encoded by the coding sequence ATGGAATTTCAAAAAGACAACAGCTTCTTTACCGGAAGATTAAAAAGCGTTACCTACGCTTATAAAGGAGCTTTTAAATTGATTACTACTGAGCATAGTATCATGGTACAATTCTCAATTGGTGTCTTATTAACTGTTGCTGGATTTTATTTCGGGATCACTCCTACTGAATGGCTTTTTCAAACATTTGCCATTGGTTTAGTTTTGAGTATTGAAGGTTTGAACACCGCTATTGAAAAAATAGCCGATTTTATACATCCCAACTATCATGAACGTATTGGGTTTATTAAAGACATCGCTGCTGGTTCTGTATTTTTTGCAGCAATGACAGCAATAATAATAGGTGTAATCATTTATATGCCAAGAATTTTATAG
- the tpx gene encoding thiol peroxidase codes for MASITLGGNPINTIGELPKVGSKLVDFKLIQNDLSIATLGNFAGKKLVLNIFPSIDTGTCATSVRKFNETAAGLENTSVLCISRDLPFAQKRFCGAEGLENVINLSDFNGGDFGKNNGLEIVDGPLAGLHSRVLIVIDANGTITHTEQVNEIVDEPNYEAALAAL; via the coding sequence ATGGCTTCAATTACATTAGGTGGAAATCCAATAAACACAATAGGTGAATTACCAAAAGTAGGTTCGAAATTAGTTGATTTTAAATTAATTCAAAATGACCTTTCAATTGCCACTTTAGGTAATTTTGCAGGTAAAAAATTAGTTTTAAATATTTTCCCAAGTATTGATACTGGAACATGTGCAACCTCTGTTAGAAAATTTAATGAAACAGCTGCAGGTTTAGAAAACACTTCTGTATTATGTATCTCAAGAGATTTACCTTTTGCCCAAAAACGTTTTTGTGGTGCTGAAGGACTTGAAAATGTAATCAACTTATCTGATTTCAACGGTGGTGATTTTGGTAAAAACAACGGTTTGGAAATAGTTGATGGACCATTAGCTGGTTTACATTCTAGAGTTTTAATTGTTATAGATGCCAATGGAACAATTACACATACTGAACAAGTAAATGAAATTGTGGATGAACCAAACTACGAAGCAGCATTAGCAGCACTATAA